One region of Ornithinibacter aureus genomic DNA includes:
- a CDS encoding ABC transporter permease — translation MSETPTVADQAAAPPPSSGGTSGDKKPAQPLAYLLTHQSGVVILVALAIALLVGAALIRYQGVSPWYAYETIIREALLVDGGLTRTLQKTAPLVLTGLAVVIPLRVGLFNIGGQGQLIFGAMFGAWVAYAAGGLGFLGALCGMVAGMVAGAFIGWIAGVLKATRGVHEVITTIMLNYIAAGVTWWLVTGPLQAEGSKTSGIPQTELIPDAARVGAVAGIPIGFVIALALAIACWWMLSRTTLGFKLNTVGANKHAARYAGININRIIALSMVFGGGLAGLAGALEAAGTLHRFEPAIGGTLGFDGITIALLARANPLATIPAALLVGILRTGAPGLQFATGIAPEVVDLLLAIILLMVSIPVLGKWIFRSRADKVAAASTSWGN, via the coding sequence ATGAGCGAGACACCCACTGTGGCCGACCAGGCCGCCGCCCCACCGCCCTCGAGCGGGGGAACCTCCGGTGACAAGAAGCCGGCCCAGCCCCTGGCGTACCTGTTGACGCACCAGAGCGGTGTCGTCATCCTCGTCGCCCTCGCCATCGCACTGCTCGTCGGTGCGGCCCTCATCCGCTACCAGGGGGTGAGCCCCTGGTACGCCTACGAGACGATCATCCGTGAGGCCCTCCTCGTCGACGGCGGGCTGACCCGGACCCTGCAGAAGACGGCGCCGCTCGTGCTGACCGGCCTCGCCGTCGTGATCCCGCTGCGCGTGGGCCTGTTCAACATCGGTGGCCAGGGCCAGCTCATCTTCGGCGCCATGTTCGGCGCCTGGGTCGCCTACGCCGCTGGTGGCCTCGGGTTCCTCGGAGCCCTGTGCGGCATGGTCGCCGGCATGGTGGCCGGTGCCTTCATCGGCTGGATCGCCGGTGTCCTCAAGGCCACCCGCGGGGTGCACGAGGTCATCACGACGATCATGCTCAACTACATCGCGGCCGGCGTGACCTGGTGGCTCGTCACCGGCCCCCTGCAGGCCGAGGGCTCCAAGACCAGCGGCATCCCGCAGACCGAGCTCATCCCCGACGCGGCACGTGTCGGTGCCGTCGCCGGCATCCCCATCGGGTTCGTCATCGCCCTGGCCCTGGCCATCGCCTGCTGGTGGATGCTGTCGCGCACGACGCTCGGCTTCAAGCTCAACACCGTCGGCGCCAACAAGCACGCCGCCCGCTACGCCGGCATCAACATCAACCGGATCATTGCCCTGTCGATGGTCTTCGGTGGTGGCCTCGCCGGCCTCGCCGGCGCCCTCGAGGCGGCCGGCACCCTGCACCGGTTCGAGCCGGCCATCGGCGGCACCCTCGGGTTCGACGGCATCACCATCGCCCTGCTGGCCCGGGCCAACCCGCTCGCGACGATCCCGGCAGCGCTCCTCGTCGGCATCCTGCGCACCGGGGCCCCGGGCCTGCAGTTCGCGACGGGCATCGCCCCCGAGGTCGTCGACCTGCTGCTCGCGATCATCCTGCTCATGGTGTCCATCCCGGTGCTCGGCAAGTGGATCTTCCGCAGCCGCGCCGACAAGGTCGCCGCCGCCTCGACGAGCTGGGGTAACTGA
- a CDS encoding ABC transporter permease, giving the protein MGAWIAKNRTTVIVSVAVIVAAYAFYYLKNDIAPSMYVSAWGYAIPLVLAALVGVIGERSGVVNIGIEGQMLVAAFAGFFAAAYSGSLLVGVLAGIGSGLILGGFLAWTTVKWRMDQIIAGVVLNIIATGITSFYYQPGQLLPGLMPKFDIWPLSKIPLIGEVFFSGTSIFATLAILAAIGVHVALFHTRWGLRTRAVGEYPSAADTAGINVERLRLINVTLAGTLAGCAGVYLSMDASSSFERGMVAGRGFLALAIMIMGAWRPLRALAMAIFFGFINAVASQLQAGGSIDIPPQLTGTLPFVVTIVVLAIAAGRVRAPGAVGQPYVKGDQ; this is encoded by the coding sequence ATGGGTGCCTGGATCGCCAAGAACCGCACGACCGTGATCGTGTCCGTCGCCGTCATCGTCGCGGCGTACGCCTTCTACTACCTGAAGAACGACATCGCCCCGAGCATGTACGTCTCGGCCTGGGGCTACGCCATCCCGCTCGTCCTCGCCGCCCTCGTCGGCGTCATCGGTGAACGCTCCGGTGTCGTCAACATCGGCATCGAGGGGCAGATGCTCGTCGCGGCCTTCGCCGGGTTCTTCGCCGCCGCCTACAGCGGCTCGCTGCTCGTGGGCGTGCTCGCCGGCATCGGCAGCGGCCTGATCCTCGGCGGGTTCCTCGCGTGGACCACCGTGAAGTGGCGGATGGACCAGATCATCGCCGGTGTCGTGCTCAACATCATCGCCACCGGCATCACCTCGTTCTACTACCAGCCGGGCCAGTTGCTGCCCGGCCTCATGCCGAAGTTCGACATCTGGCCGTTGTCGAAGATCCCGCTCATCGGTGAGGTCTTCTTCTCCGGCACGAGCATCTTCGCCACGCTCGCCATCCTCGCCGCAATCGGTGTGCACGTCGCGCTGTTCCACACCCGCTGGGGTCTGCGCACGCGCGCCGTCGGCGAGTACCCGTCGGCCGCCGACACGGCCGGCATCAACGTCGAGCGGCTGCGCCTGATCAACGTCACGCTGGCGGGCACCCTCGCCGGCTGCGCCGGGGTCTACCTGTCGATGGATGCCTCGTCGTCCTTCGAGCGCGGCATGGTCGCCGGCCGAGGGTTCCTCGCCCTGGCGATCATGATCATGGGCGCGTGGCGTCCGCTGCGGGCGCTGGCGATGGCGATCTTCTTCGGCTTCATCAACGCCGTGGCCTCGCAGCTGCAGGCCGGCGGCAGCATCGACATCCCGCCGCAGCTCACGGGCACCCTGCCCTTCGTCGTGACGATCGTCGTCCTGGCCATCGCCGCCGGGCGGGTTCGAGCGCCGGGAGCCGTCGGACAGCCGTACGTCAAGGGAGACCAGTGA
- a CDS encoding ABC transporter ATP-binding protein, translating to MSTPENTPTPVPADTAPEHLEAIATSDAVLELPPEKSGFGEGNVGEVLLDLAGLTKSFGSVRANRDITMHVRRGEIVALLGENGAGKSTLVNQIFGLITPDSGTVTVKGDSTPIKDPRDAIARGIGMVHQHFQLVPVMTVAENMILGHEPTRGGAVLDLDSAREMVRSLSAKHGLPVDPDAEVEDLPVGTQQRVEILKALSRSVDLLILDEPTAVLTPQETDELLGVMKELAASGTSIVFITHKLREVLAVADRVYVLRQGAVVGEVATKDTDARGLATMMVGREVVLSIDKADATPTDTVLTITDLHVLDDRELGAVNGFTLSVRAGEIVGVAGVEGNGQRELVEALAGMRKVVSGQMTLGDLDLTKANPHQTHHAGVGHIPEDREKHGLVASYSIADNLVLNEFDQAPYSKSGVRQFDAIREHAEAVRTEFDIRSSGVQQSAGSLSGGNKQKVVVAREMAFKPRLLMAAQPTRGVDVGSIEFIHRRIVDARDAGAAVLLVSAELDEILSLSDRIAVVHGGKVVAELPARGADRTEIGRLMAGDH from the coding sequence ATGAGCACCCCCGAGAACACCCCCACACCGGTCCCCGCCGACACCGCGCCCGAGCACCTCGAGGCCATCGCCACGTCGGATGCCGTCCTCGAGCTCCCGCCGGAGAAGTCGGGTTTCGGGGAGGGCAACGTCGGAGAGGTGCTGCTCGACCTCGCCGGGCTGACCAAGAGCTTCGGCTCGGTGCGGGCCAACCGCGACATCACGATGCACGTGCGGCGCGGCGAGATCGTCGCCCTGCTCGGTGAGAACGGGGCCGGAAAGTCCACCCTGGTCAACCAGATCTTCGGCCTCATCACCCCCGACTCGGGGACGGTCACGGTCAAGGGCGACTCGACCCCCATCAAGGACCCGCGCGACGCCATCGCCCGCGGCATCGGCATGGTGCACCAACACTTCCAGCTCGTGCCAGTCATGACGGTGGCCGAGAACATGATCCTCGGACACGAGCCGACACGAGGTGGAGCCGTGCTCGACCTCGACAGCGCCCGCGAGATGGTGCGCAGTCTGTCGGCCAAGCACGGCCTGCCGGTCGACCCCGACGCCGAGGTCGAGGACCTGCCCGTCGGCACCCAGCAGCGCGTCGAGATCCTCAAGGCGCTCTCGCGCAGCGTCGACCTGCTGATCCTCGACGAGCCGACGGCGGTACTCACGCCGCAGGAGACCGACGAGCTGCTCGGGGTGATGAAGGAGCTCGCGGCCTCCGGCACCTCCATCGTGTTCATCACGCACAAGCTGCGTGAGGTGCTGGCGGTGGCCGACCGCGTCTACGTGCTGCGCCAGGGCGCGGTCGTCGGTGAGGTCGCCACCAAGGACACCGACGCCCGTGGGCTCGCGACGATGATGGTGGGCCGCGAGGTCGTGCTGTCGATCGACAAGGCCGACGCCACGCCGACCGACACCGTCCTCACGATCACCGACCTGCACGTCCTCGACGACCGTGAACTGGGTGCCGTCAACGGGTTCACGCTGTCGGTGCGCGCCGGGGAGATCGTCGGGGTGGCCGGCGTCGAGGGCAACGGCCAGCGCGAGCTCGTCGAGGCCCTGGCCGGGATGCGCAAGGTCGTGTCGGGGCAGATGACCCTGGGCGACCTCGACCTCACGAAGGCCAACCCGCACCAGACGCACCACGCCGGGGTCGGGCACATCCCCGAGGACCGTGAGAAGCACGGCCTCGTCGCCTCGTACTCCATCGCGGACAACCTCGTGCTCAACGAGTTCGACCAGGCGCCGTACTCCAAGAGCGGAGTGCGCCAGTTCGACGCCATCCGCGAGCACGCGGAGGCGGTGCGCACCGAGTTCGACATCCGCTCGTCCGGGGTGCAGCAGAGCGCCGGGTCACTCTCGGGTGGCAACAAGCAGAAGGTCGTCGTCGCCCGCGAGATGGCGTTCAAGCCGCGCCTGCTCATGGCGGCCCAGCCCACCCGTGGGGTCGACGTCGGATCGATCGAGTTCATCCACCGGCGCATCGTCGACGCCCGCGATGCCGGCGCCGCGGTGCTGCTCGTCTCGGCCGAGCTCGACGAGATCCTGTCGCTGTCCGACCGGATCGCGGTCGTTCACGGTGGCAAGGTCGTGGCCGAACTGCCCGCGCGCGGCGCCGACCGCACCGAGATCGGTCGCCTGATGGCCGGAGACCACTGA